In bacterium, the sequence ATCGTCCCGAGAAGAGCCTGGTGCGCTACCTGACCCGCAAGGCGGGCCGCAACAACCAGGGTAAGATCACCACCCGCTTCCGCGGCGGCGGCCACAAGAAGGCCTACCGCGTGATCGACTTCAAGCGCAACAAGGACGGCATCCCCGCCCGCGTCGCCACCATCGAGTACGATCCCAACCGCAACGCCCGCATCGCGCTGGTCGTGTACGCGGACGGCGAGAAGCGCTACATCCTGGCGCCCCTCGGCCTGACCGTCGGTCAGACCATCATGTCGGGCCCCGAGGCGGACATCCGCACCGCCAACGCTCTGCCCCTGCGCAACATCCCCCTGGGTACCACCGTTCACAACGTGGAGCTCAAGGCGGGCAAGGGCGGCCAGATGATCCGCTCGGCCGGCGCCGGCGCCCAGATCGTGGCCAAGGAAGGCGACTACTGCACCCTGAAGCTGCCCTCGGGCGAGGTCCGCAAGGTCCACATCGAGTGCAAGGCTACCATCGGTCAGGTCGGCAACCTCGAGCACAAGAACCTCTCGATCGGTAAGGCCGGTCGCAGCCGCTGGCTCGGCTTCAAGCCCCACAACCGCGGCGTCGTGATGAACGCGAACGACCACCCGCACGGCGGCGGTGAGGGCAAGAGCCCCATCGGCGGTAAGCCGCAGACGCCTTGGGGCAAGCCTGCGATGGGCTACAAGACCCGCCGCGGCAAGCGTCCTAGCGACAAGTTGATCGTTAAGTCGCGCAAGTCTTAAGAAGGAGCACCCTACAAATGTCTAGGTCCATCAAGAAGGGGCCCTTCGTCCAGACGGCCCTGCTCGAGAAGGTCGAAGGCCAGAACGAGCGCAACGAGAAGCGCGTGATCAAGACCTGGTCCCGCTCCTCGACGATCCTGCCCAACATGATCGGTCACACGATCGCCGTCTACAACGGTCGTAAGCACGTGCCCATCTACATCACCGAGAACATGATCGGGCACAAGCTGGGCGAGTTCGCCCCTACGCGCCTCTACAAGGGCCACAGCGGCTCGGAGAAGTCCCGCTAACGCGGGACTCTCTCGAACCGTAAAAGGAAGAGATTAGAAGACATGGAAACCAAAGCCATTGCAAAATACGTGCACATGTCGCCCCGTAAGGCGCGACGCGTGCTCGATCTGATCCGCGGCAAGAACTGCGTCGAAGCGATGACCATCCTCCGCTTCACCAACCTGCGCGCCGCCCAGGTGGTCTCCAAGGTGCTCGCCTCGGCCATGGCCAACGCGGAGCACAACCACCAGGTCGACCCCCGCACCCTGGTCGTCACCAAGACCTGGGCGGACGGTGGTCCGACCATGAAGCGCTTCCAGCCGCACGCCCAGGGCCGCGCCTTCCCCATCATGAAGCGCAGCAGCCACATCCACGTGGTCGTGGGCACGAAGTAGGAAGAGGAGAACATGGGACAGAAGATTCACCCCATCGGGCTTCGGCTCAACATCACGCGTCCCTGGTCGAGCCGCTGGTTCGCCACCAAGGACTACTCGAAGAACCTGCTCGAGGACCGCAAGATCCGCCTCTTCGTCAAGAAGAAGCTCTTCAACGCCGGCATCTCCAGCATCGACATCGAGCGCAAGAGCAACCAGCTCGAAGTCAACATCAGCGCTGCCAAGCCCGGCATCATCGTCGGCCGCGGCGGCCAGGGCATCGACCAGCTGCGTCGTGACGTCTCCGGCATGACCGGCAAGAAGGTCCAGATCAACATCCAGGAGATCTCGAAGATCGACGCCGACGCTCAGCTCGTCGCCGAGAACGTCGCCGCTCAGCTCGAGAAGCGCATCGCTTTCCGCCGCGCCATGAAGCAGGCGATGATGCGCGCCATGAAGTCGGGCGCCAAGGGCATCAAGATCATGGTCGCCGGCCGTCTCGGCGGCGCCGAGATCGCCCGTACCGAGTGGGCCCGCGACGGTCGCATCCCCCTGCACACCCTGCGCGCCGACATCGACTATGGCTTCACCGAAGCCACGACCGTCTACGGCATCATCGGTGTCAAGGTTTGGATCTACCGCGGCGAGGTGCTCCCCACCCGTCCCAGCCTGACGAACAAGGAGGACTCCGCTCATGCTCATGCCTAAGCGCACCAAGTTCCGCCGCCAGCATCGCGGTCGCATGACCGGTCATGAAACGCGTGGCGTCGAGGTTCAGTTCGGCGAGTTCGGCCTTCAGGCCCTCGAGCCCGCCTGGATCAACTCCCGCCAGATCGAGGCCGCGCGTCGCGCCATGACCCGCTCGATCAAGCGCGGCGGTAAGGTCTGGATCCGGATTTTCCCGGACAAGCCCGTCACCGCCAAGCCCGCCGAGACCCGCATGGGTTCGGGTAAGGGTGCGCCCGAGTACTGGGTGGCCGTCGTCAAGCCCGGCCGCGTCATGTTCGAGATCAACGGCGTGAGCGAGGAAGTTGCGCGCGAGGCCATGCGCCTTGCGGCCCACAAGCTCCCCATCAAGACCAAGTTCATCACCAAGGCCGAGGCGGCCGAAGGAGGCACTGCCCGTGTCGAAGCAGAAGTTTAGTGAGCTCGCGGCCCTGAGCCCGGCCGAACTCCAGGCCCAGCTCAAGGCGGCGAAGGAAGAGCTGTTCAACCTGCGCTTCCAGCTGGCCATCCGTCAGCTCGAGAACACCGCCAAGATCGGCGAGACCAAGACCAAGATTGCCCAGCTGCAGACCGCTTTGCGCACGCAGGAACTGGCCGCCGGAGGTACCAAGTAATGCCCCGTAGAGAGATCACCGGGAAGGTCGTTTCCGACAAGATGGACAAGACGATCGTCGTCGCCGTCGAGTCGCGTCACCCGCACCCCCGTTACGGCAAGATCATCAAGTCGACCAACAAGTTCAAGGCCCACGACGAGGCGAACACCGCCCACACCGGCGACACCGTCCGGATCGTCGAGAGCCGTCCTCTGTCGAAGGACAAGCGTTGGTCGCTGGTCGAAGTCGTCGACCGCGCGAAGTAGGAGGGTTTAAGCGATGATTCAAGTCCAAACCCGCCTGGCTGTCGCCGACAACACCGGCGCCCGCGAAGTCATGTGCATCCGCGTCCTGGGCGGCAACCGCCGCTACGCCCACGTCGGCGACATCATCGTCGCCGTCGTCAAGGACGCCACCCCGAACATGCCGGTCAAGAAGAGCGACGTCGTCAAGGCCGTCATCGTCCGGACCAAGCATTCGGTCGTCCGCGCGGACGGCAGCCGCATCAAGTTCGACGAGAACGCGGTCGTCATCATCAACAAGGACAACAACCCTCGCGGGACCCGCGTGTTCGGGCCCATCGCTCGTGAGCTTCGTGACAAGAACTTCATGAAGATCATCTCGCTGGCGCCCGAGGTCCTGTAGGAACGAGGAGTCGACACCACATGAACCGGATCAAGAAGGGCGATACCGTCATGGTTATCGCCGGCAAGGATAAGGGGAAGAAGGGCGAGGTCACGCTCGTCACCCCCAAGGACAACACGGCGATCGTGGCGGGCGTCAACGTGATCACCCGCCACACCCGGCCCTCGATGGCCAACCCCCAGGGGGGCCGCGTCCAGAAGGAAGCGCCGATCGACATGAGCAAGCTCATGCCCGTCGACCCCACCTCTGGCAAGCCGACCCGCGTCGGGGTCACCACGCTCGCCGACGGCAAGCGCGTCCGGGTCGCCAAGACCTCGGGCGAGCAGCTCGATAAGTAAGTGAGGACCTGATTTCGATGCGCATGTACGAGAAGTACAAGACCGAGGTTGTGCCGAGCCTCCAGAAGGATTTCGGCATTGAGAACGTCATGGCGGTCCCCCGGATCGTCAAGGTCGTGATCAACATGGGCCTCGGCGAGACCATTCAGAACCCCAAGGCCCTCGAGAACGCCGTGGGCGATCTCACCAAGATCGCGGGCCAGAAGCCCGTCATCACCAAGGCGAAGAAGTCGATCGCGACGTTCAAGCTCCGTCAGGGCATGAACATCGGCACCATGGTCACCCTGCGTGGCCGCCGGATGTACGAGTTCCTCGATCGCTTCATGAACCTGGCCCTGCCCCGCATCCGCGACTTCCGCGGCATCTCGGGCAAGAGCTTCGATGGCCGCGGCAACTACTCGATCGGTATCAAGGAGCAGCTGATCTTCCCTGAGATCGAGTACGATAAGGTCGATAAGATCCGCGGGATGGACATCACCATCGTCACCACCGCGAAGACCGACGAAGAGGCGCGCGCCATGCTCAAGAAGCTCGGCATGCCCTTCCGCGAGAACTAAGGAGCGAACGATGGCCAAGACGTCCAAGTTGCAGAAGCACGCGCGCCAGCAGGAGCTGATCGCGAAGTTCGCCGCCAAGCGCGCCGAGCTCAAGGCGATCATGAAGAAGGCGGAGTCCCAGGAGTCCGTCGCCGAGGCCCGCGCCAAGCTCGAGAAGCTCCCGATCGATTCCAACCCGGTGCGGTTCCACAACCGTTGCCAGTTCACCGGGCGTCCCCACGGCTACTACCGGAAGTTCGGCCTGTGCCGCAACCAGCTCCGGCAGATGGCCCACGAGGGGAAGCTGCCCGGGGTCGTCAAGTCCAGCTGGTAAGTCCAGCCTGGATACTGTAGGCCCAGCCGGGCGAAGCGTTTCGCCCGGCTTCACGGGGAAGTCCAGAGGGATACTCCCCGTTCATTGGAGGTTTCATGCCAGTCACCGATCCCGTTGCGGACATGCTCACCCGCATCCGTAACGCCAACACCGCCTACCTGCCCACCACGGACATCCCGAGCTCCAAGCTCAAGCTTGAGATCGCGCGCGTCCTCAAGGAGGAAGGCTTCATTCACGGCTTCGAGGCCGTGACCGACGCCAACGATCACCCCCGCATCCGCGTCTCGCTGAAGTACGCCGCTGGCAAGCAGCGCGTCATCACGGGCATCAAGCGGATTTCCAAGCCCGGTCTGCGCGTGTATGCCGGCAAGAGCGAGCTCCCCCGCGTCCTGGGCGGCCTGGGCATTGCGATCGTCTCGACCCCCAAGGGCGTCATGACCGATAAGCAGGCCCGTCGCGACAACGTCGGCGGCGAAGTCCTCGCCTACGTTTGGTAAGGGGGAACTCAATGTCGCGTATCGGTAAGCGTCCGGTTTCGATTCCGGGCAACGTCAAGGTTTCGGTCGACGGTCGCAAGGTGTCGGTCGAGGGCCCCAAGGGCAAGCTCAGCTACGATCTGCTCCCCGAGGTCTCGGTCTCGGTCGAGGACGGCGCGCTGAACGTCACCCGCGTGAATGACTCGCAGGATGCCCGGGCCCGTCACGGCCTCTCGCGCACCCTGGTGGCCAACATGGTCGAAGGCGTCAGCAACGGCTTCACCAAGAGCCTCGAGATGGTCGGCGTCGGTTACCGCGCCACCCTCGAAGGCCGCGTGCTCAACCTCGCGATCGGCTACTCGCACCCCGTGAAGATCGACCCCCCCGCCGGCATCGAGATCGCCGTCGAGGGCGCCAACAAGATCCACGTCAAGGGCGCGGACAAGCAGCTGGTTGGCGATATCGCCGCCGAGATCCGCGCGGTGCGTCCGCCTGAACCCTACAAGGGCAAGGGCATCAAGTACGCCGGCGAGGTCGTCCGTCGCAAGGCCGGTAAGTCCGGCGGCAAGAAGAAGTAGAGGCACGCCGTGATCAAGAAGAAAGTACGCAAGCACGAAATCGCCCGGCGCCACGTCCGCCTGCGCGAGCGCATCAGCGGCACCGCCGAGCGCCCTCGCCTCGCGGTCTTCCGCAGCCAGCAGCACATCTACGCCCAGGTGATCGATGACGTCGCTGGCACCACCCTGGTGTCGGCTTCGACCCTCGACGCCGAGGTGAAGAGCCAGATCGCCAACGGCCGTACGGTCGAGGCGGCCACCGCCGTCGGCAAGGCCGTCGCCCAGCGCGCCAAGGCCAAGGGGATCGAGTCGGTCGTCTACGACCGTGGTGGGTTCCTGTATCACGGTCGCATCGCGGCGCTGGCTGAAGGCGCCCGCGAAGGCGGACTCTCGTTCTAACGAAGCTGTTTGGAGGCAATTGTGGATAATAAGGAAACGCGCGGCGGCCGGGGTCCCGGCCAGGGCCGCGGCACCCGCCCCCCTCGGGAGCGTGAGCGCGAAGAGTCCGAATGGCAGGAGAAGGTCGTCCAGATCCGCCGCGTGACCAAGGTCGTCAAGGGCGGTAAGAAGATGTCCTTCCGCGCGACCGTCGTGGTCGGCAACGGCAAGGGCCAGGTCGGCGTCGGCGTCGGCAAGGCCGCCGAAGTCATCGTGGCGATCCAGAAGGCCGTGGCGGATGCCAAGAAGAGCCTGCTGACCGTCACCATGGTCGAGACCAGCATCCCCCACGCGATCACCGGCATCGCGGGCAGCAGCTCCGTGCTGATCAAGCCCGCCTCGAAGGGTACCGGCGTTATCGCGGGCGGTTCGGTCCGCACCGTGCTCGAGCTCGCCGGCATCAAGGACATCCTGTCCAAGTCGCTCGGCGGCAACAGCCCCCTGAACAACGCCCGTGCCACCCTCAACGCTCTCTCGCGCCTGCACAAGGCCGAGGATGTGGCGGCGCTCCGCGGTCTGACCGTCGAGCAGCTGCTCGGCCGCTAGGAGGCATCTCATGGCTGACAACAAGATCAAGGTCCAGCTCGTCAAGAGCCCCATCGGTTACGACAAGCGCCAGAAGGCGGTCGTCAAGGCCCTGGGTCTGGGCAAGATGAACAGCACGGTCGAGCACTTCGATAGCCCGATGATCCGGGGCATGATCTTCAAGGTCACGCACCTGGTCAAGGTTACCGAGGTCTAGCGCCCGCGGCTCAAAATCGAAGGATAAGGAGTTCCAATGAACCTGTCGGATCTCAGGCCGGCTGATGGTGCCACCAAGCGCAAGAAGCGCGTTGGTCGCGGCCACGGCTCGGGCCACGGTAAGACCTCGACCCGCGGCGCCAACGGCCAGGGCCAGCGCTCGGGCGAGAGCATCAAGATCGGCTTCGAAGGCGGCCAGAAGCCCCTTTTCCGCCGCATCCCCAAGAAGCACCACTTCTCGCAGCCCCTCCGCTACATGGCGAAGTTCGCCATCGTGAACGTCGGCGACCTCGCCAAGTTCGAGGCGGGCAGCACGGTTGACGCCCAGGCCCTGGTGGCCAAGGGCCTCATCCGCGAGGAGCTCGACGGCGTGCGCGTCCTCGGCGACGGCACCCTCTCGGTGAAGCTCACGGTCAAGGCGACCTACTTCACCCCCGGTGCCAAGGAGAAGATCGAGGCCGCCGGCGGTACCGCCGAGGTGCTCGGCTAATGATCAATATGGCGCAGGCTCAGCAGGCGCTGCGTAACCTCTGGTCGGCTCCCGGCCTGAAGGAGCGTCTGCTGTTCACCCTCGCCATGATCGCCTTGCTACGCTTCGGCGTACACATCCCCATTGCCGGCGTGGACCATGCGGCCCTCGCCGGCAAATTTGGTGCCGGGAACTTGCTCGGGGGCTTCCTCGACCTGTTCTCGGGCGGGGCGCTGGCGAAGTTCTCGATCCTGGCGCTGGGCATCACCCCCTACATCAACGCCTCCATCATCATGCAGCTCATGGCCTCGGTCCTTCCGAAGCTCGAGGAGCTCCAGAAGGAAGGCGGCGAGCAGGGGCGCAAGCAGATCGCCCAGTATACCCGCTACCTCACCCTGGTCCTTGCGACCGTCCAAGCCTACGGCATCACCAGCTGGCTTTGGAAATCGGGGCTGGTCGCGGGCCATCCGGCCATGGGGCCCTTCCCCTGGACCTTCTTCATCCCGACGATGCTCGTCCTGATCACCGGGACGGTCTTCGTCATGTGGCTCGGCGAGCTGATCACTGAGCGCGGCATCGGTAACGGCGCCTCGCTGCTGATCATGGCGGGTATCCTCTCGCGCATCCCGAGCTACTGGGAGACCACCCAGCAGGGTCTCACGAGCGGCGCCTTCGCCTGGTGGCAGGTGACCCTCCTGATGCTGTCGTTCCTGGCCATCCTGGTCGCGATCGTCATCGTCCAGGAAGGGGCGCGCAAGATTCCGGTCCAGGCCGCCAAGAAGCAGGTCGGAGGCCGCGTCTACCAGCAGCGCTCCAGCTACATCCCCTTCAAGGTGAACCAGGGCGGCGTTATGCCGATCATCTTCGCCTCGAGCTTGCTGCTCTTCCCCGTCACGATCTCCCAGCTCTTGGGTGGCCAGGCGCAAGCCGCGACCGCCAAGGTCAACTGGGCCTTCAACACCGGGGCTGCCTGGCAGTGGGATAATATCCGGAACGTCCTGCAGCAGGGCCTCAACCACGCCCTGGCGGCGCTCTCGCCGTCCGGCTGGCTCTACGCCGTGCTGTACTTCGCGCTGATTTTCTTCTTCAGCTTCTTCTACGTGAGCCTGGTGCTGAACCCGGCGGATCTGGCGAAGAACCTCCAGAAGTTCGGCAACTTCATCCCCGGCGTTCGTCCCGGCAAGCCGACGGCGGACTACCTCGAAGGGGTCCTCAACCGGATCACCTTCATCGGCGCGCTCTTCCTCGGGATCGTGGCCATCGTGCCCAACTTCATCGAGAACGCGACCGGGGTGACGACGTTCCAGGGCCTGGGCGCCACGGCGCTGTTGATCATGGTCGGTGTCGCCATCGACCTGCACAACCAGCTCCAGACGCAGCTCTTGGCTCGACAGTACGAAGGTTTCATGAAATAATGGGAGGCTCACGCCAATGCGGATCGTCTTTCTAGGGGCTCCAGGGGCCGGCAAGGGTACCCAGGCGCGCCTGATCGCCGAAAAGCACCACATCCCCCAGATCTCGACCGGGGACATCCTCCGCGCCGCCGTGCGCGAGGGGACCCCCCTCGGGGTCGAGGCCAAGGGCTACATGGACCGCGGCGAGCTGGTCCCGGACGCGCTCATGGTCGATCTGATCCGCGATCGGATCGGCTGCGACGATTGCCTGAAGGGCTACATCCTCGACGGGTTCCCCCGAACCCTCGAGCAGGCCCGTGCCCTCGACGCCATGCTCGCCGAAGTGGGCAGCCCGCTCCAGGTGGCGATCGACTTCTCGGTGCCCACCGAGGAGCTGGTCCGTCGCCTCAGCGGTCGACGGGTGTGCCGCGCCTGCGGCGCGTCCTTCCACCTGGTCAGTGCGCCTCCTTCCAAGGAGGGGGTCTGCGACCACTGCGGTGGGGAGCTCTACCAGCGGCCTGACGACAACGTCGAGACCGTCTCGAAGCGCCTGGACGTCTACCACGCCCAGACCGCTCCGATCACGGCCTACTACCGCGAGAAGGGCTTGCTCTATCCGGTGGACGGGATGCGTGGCATCGACGAAATCCAAGCGGATCTGGAGCAGGTGCTCCTCAGCCGCAAGTAATCGGCCTCAAACGCCGATAGGAACTTATGATCACCATCAAGAACGACCGGGAGATCGATAGCATCAAGGCGGCAGGCAAAGTTGTCGGCAAGCTCTTGGCTTACATGCGCTCGTTGGTCGTTCCCGGCATTTCGACGCGCGAGCTGGACGCCCTGGGCGAGAAGTTCATTCTCGATCAGGGCGCGATCCCCGCGTTCAAGGGCCTTTACGGCTGCCCGTGCTCGATCCTCACCTCGGTCAACGAGGAGGTCGTCCACGGGCTGCCGAATCGTCGCAAGCTTGCTAGCGGCGACATCATCTCGATGGACATGGGTGCCATCGTGGAGGGGTATTACGGCGACGCGGCGATCACGGTGCCGGTCGGGGAGGTTACCGACCCGGCGGTATTGAACTTGCTCGCGATCACCGAGCAGGCTATGTACCGCGGCATCGAGCAGATCCAGGTCGGCAAGCGCATCGGCGACATCGGCCACGCGGTGCAGACCCTGGTCGAGGCGAACGGCCTTTCGATCGTCCGCGACTACGTGGGTCACGGGATTGGGCGCCAGCTCCACGAGCCGCCCCAGGTCCCCAACTACGGAACGCCTGCCACCGGTCCGGTCATCAAGCCCGGCATGGCCTTCGCCATCGAGCCGATGGTCAACATCGGCGGCCCGGGCGTCAAGGTCCTCGGCAACAAGTGGACCGTGGTGACCAAGGACAAGTCGTGGTCGGCCCATTTCGAACACTCGGTGCTCGCCACCCCCGAAGGGCCCTATATCCTGACCCGAGAGGAGGGCCGCTAGGTGGCCAAAGAGGATACGCTAGAATTAGAGGGCGTGATCGCCGAAGCCCTGCCCAACGCGATGTTCCGCGTCGTCTTGAGCAACGGGCACGGCGTGCTCGCTCACATTTCGGGCAAGATGCGCAAGCACTTCATCAAAATCCTTCCTGGTGATAAGGTGAAGGTGGAGCTGAGCCCCTACGATCTCACGCGCGGCCGCATCACGTACCGCATGCGCTGAGGAGATCCTTCGAGAAACTCTCTAGAACCCGCTAACCAAGCGGGTTTGAGGGCAATGGTCGCTCGAAGGTTATGGAAGGAGTAAGGTATAATGAAAGTTCGTGCATCGGTAAAGCCGATCTGCGACAAGTGCAAGGTCATCAAGCGCCATAACAAGGTGATGGTGATCTGCGAGAACCCGAAGCACAAGCAGCGCCAGGGTTAGTTTAGGAGGATCAATGGCACGTATCGCTGGTGTCGACTTGCCCCGCGAGAAGCGGATCGAGATCGCACTCACGTACATTTTCGGGATCGGTCTGAAGACCAGCCAGGACATCCTGGCCAAGACGGGCATCAACCCTGACACCCGTACCCGCGACCTCACCGAGGACGAAGTGGCGAAGCTCCGCGAGGAGATCGACCGCAACCGTCAGGTGGAAGGTGACCTGCGCCGGGTCATCTCGATGAACATCAAGCGTCTCATCGAGATCGGCTCCTACCGCGGCATCCGTCACCGTCGTGGTCTGCCCGTCCGCGGTCAGCGCACCAAGACCAATGCCCGTACCCGCCGCGGCGCCAAGAAGACCGTCGCCGGTAAGAAGAAGTAAGACAATCGCCAAAGAGCGCGCGGGCAGGCTGCCTTGCGTGCGTTGTAAACCGGGTGCCGCGGCACCTGTCGCGACAGCCGGGATGACGGCGTTATCTGTTTTGAAAGGAGTTTCCCTTGGCTAAGCCTTCTGCTAAGCCTAAGCGCCGTGAACGCAAGAACGTTCACAGCGGGGTGGTCCACATCGCGTCCACCTTCAACAACACGATCGTTTCGATCACCGACCCCAACGGGGCCGTGATCTCCTGGGGTTCCGCTGGAACCGTGGGCTTCAAGGGTGCCAAGAAGGGTACCCCCTTCGCCGCCCAGCAGGCTGCCGAGCAGGCCGCCACGCGCGCCATGGAGCATGGCATGCGCACGGTTGAGGTGTACGTGAAGGGCCCCGGCTCGGGTCGTGAGACCGCGGTTCGCGCGCTGCAGGCCGCCGGCCTGGAAGTCAGCCTGATCAAGGACGTGACTCCCATCCCGCACAACGGCTGCCGCCCCCCCAAGCGCCGTCGCGTCTAGTTGAAGGAGGAATCAGACTTTGGCTCGTCATACCGGACCGGTCTGCCGTCTCTGCCGCGCGGAAGGCATCAAGCTCTTCCTCAAGGGTGAGAAGTGCAACACCGGCAAGTGCCCCGTCGTTCGTCGCGCTTACCGTCCTGGCCAGCACGGCCAGGCCCGCCACAAGGTCTCCGAGTACGGCCTGCGTCTTCGCGAGAAGCAGAAGGCCCGTCGCTTCTATGGCCTCGGCGAGAAGCAGTTCCTCGGCTACTACGAACTGGCCACCCGCAAGGCGGGTGTCACCGGCGAACGCCTCCTCCAGCTGCTTGAAACCCGTCTGGACAACGTCATCCACCGCCTGGGCTTCGCTCCCAGCCGTCCTGCTGCCCGTCAGATGGTCGGTCACGGTCACGTCCTGGTGAACGGCCGCCGCGTCGATATCGCGAGCTTCCGCGTCAAGGTCGGTGACAAGATCCAGCTCACCGAGAAGAGCACGGAGTTCGGCAAGCGCTCCGCTGCTATCACCCCTGTCGCCAAGGTTCCCAACTGGTTGACCGTCGATACCGAGAAGCTCACCGGCTCGGTCGTCGCGATCCCGGCGCGCGAGGAAATCGACGCCCCGGTCCGCGAGAACCTGATCGTTGAGTACTACTCGCGCTAAGACCTGATCCCCTTCAACCGGGAATCCAGTCGCCCGCATGGGCGAGGTAACTAAGAGGAACGAATGGATAAGCCTAAAATCGAACTCATGGAGTCCCACAAGACTCCCGAAGGCCTAACCTACAGCAAGTTCGTCGCCGAGCCGCTCGACCGCGGCTACGGCACGACGCTCGGCAACGCGATGCGTCGCGTGCTCCTCAGCGATATCGAGGGCG encodes:
- the rplB gene encoding 50S ribosomal protein L2 codes for the protein MPIKKFRPMTAGTRGMSVSGFDEITTDRPEKSLVRYLTRKAGRNNQGKITTRFRGGGHKKAYRVIDFKRNKDGIPARVATIEYDPNRNARIALVVYADGEKRYILAPLGLTVGQTIMSGPEADIRTANALPLRNIPLGTTVHNVELKAGKGGQMIRSAGAGAQIVAKEGDYCTLKLPSGEVRKVHIECKATIGQVGNLEHKNLSIGKAGRSRWLGFKPHNRGVVMNANDHPHGGGEGKSPIGGKPQTPWGKPAMGYKTRRGKRPSDKLIVKSRKS
- the rpsS gene encoding 30S ribosomal protein S19; its protein translation is MSRSIKKGPFVQTALLEKVEGQNERNEKRVIKTWSRSSTILPNMIGHTIAVYNGRKHVPIYITENMIGHKLGEFAPTRLYKGHSGSEKSR
- the rplV gene encoding 50S ribosomal protein L22 produces the protein METKAIAKYVHMSPRKARRVLDLIRGKNCVEAMTILRFTNLRAAQVVSKVLASAMANAEHNHQVDPRTLVVTKTWADGGPTMKRFQPHAQGRAFPIMKRSSHIHVVVGTK
- the rpsC gene encoding 30S ribosomal protein S3, whose product is MGQKIHPIGLRLNITRPWSSRWFATKDYSKNLLEDRKIRLFVKKKLFNAGISSIDIERKSNQLEVNISAAKPGIIVGRGGQGIDQLRRDVSGMTGKKVQINIQEISKIDADAQLVAENVAAQLEKRIAFRRAMKQAMMRAMKSGAKGIKIMVAGRLGGAEIARTEWARDGRIPLHTLRADIDYGFTEATTVYGIIGVKVWIYRGEVLPTRPSLTNKEDSAHAHA
- the rplP gene encoding 50S ribosomal protein L16, which translates into the protein MLMPKRTKFRRQHRGRMTGHETRGVEVQFGEFGLQALEPAWINSRQIEAARRAMTRSIKRGGKVWIRIFPDKPVTAKPAETRMGSGKGAPEYWVAVVKPGRVMFEINGVSEEVAREAMRLAAHKLPIKTKFITKAEAAEGGTARVEAEV
- the rpmC gene encoding 50S ribosomal protein L29, with protein sequence MSKQKFSELAALSPAELQAQLKAAKEELFNLRFQLAIRQLENTAKIGETKTKIAQLQTALRTQELAAGGTK
- the rpsQ gene encoding 30S ribosomal protein S17 yields the protein MPRREITGKVVSDKMDKTIVVAVESRHPHPRYGKIIKSTNKFKAHDEANTAHTGDTVRIVESRPLSKDKRWSLVEVVDRAK
- the rplN gene encoding 50S ribosomal protein L14, producing MIQVQTRLAVADNTGAREVMCIRVLGGNRRYAHVGDIIVAVVKDATPNMPVKKSDVVKAVIVRTKHSVVRADGSRIKFDENAVVIINKDNNPRGTRVFGPIARELRDKNFMKIISLAPEVL
- the rplX gene encoding 50S ribosomal protein L24, which translates into the protein MNRIKKGDTVMVIAGKDKGKKGEVTLVTPKDNTAIVAGVNVITRHTRPSMANPQGGRVQKEAPIDMSKLMPVDPTSGKPTRVGVTTLADGKRVRVAKTSGEQLDK
- the rplE gene encoding 50S ribosomal protein L5, whose amino-acid sequence is MRMYEKYKTEVVPSLQKDFGIENVMAVPRIVKVVINMGLGETIQNPKALENAVGDLTKIAGQKPVITKAKKSIATFKLRQGMNIGTMVTLRGRRMYEFLDRFMNLALPRIRDFRGISGKSFDGRGNYSIGIKEQLIFPEIEYDKVDKIRGMDITIVTTAKTDEEARAMLKKLGMPFREN
- the rpsN gene encoding 30S ribosomal protein S14, which translates into the protein MAKTSKLQKHARQQELIAKFAAKRAELKAIMKKAESQESVAEARAKLEKLPIDSNPVRFHNRCQFTGRPHGYYRKFGLCRNQLRQMAHEGKLPGVVKSSW
- the rpsH gene encoding 30S ribosomal protein S8, which encodes MPVTDPVADMLTRIRNANTAYLPTTDIPSSKLKLEIARVLKEEGFIHGFEAVTDANDHPRIRVSLKYAAGKQRVITGIKRISKPGLRVYAGKSELPRVLGGLGIAIVSTPKGVMTDKQARRDNVGGEVLAYVW
- the rplF gene encoding 50S ribosomal protein L6 produces the protein MSRIGKRPVSIPGNVKVSVDGRKVSVEGPKGKLSYDLLPEVSVSVEDGALNVTRVNDSQDARARHGLSRTLVANMVEGVSNGFTKSLEMVGVGYRATLEGRVLNLAIGYSHPVKIDPPAGIEIAVEGANKIHVKGADKQLVGDIAAEIRAVRPPEPYKGKGIKYAGEVVRRKAGKSGGKKK
- the rplR gene encoding 50S ribosomal protein L18, with protein sequence MIKKKVRKHEIARRHVRLRERISGTAERPRLAVFRSQQHIYAQVIDDVAGTTLVSASTLDAEVKSQIANGRTVEAATAVGKAVAQRAKAKGIESVVYDRGGFLYHGRIAALAEGAREGGLSF
- the rpsE gene encoding 30S ribosomal protein S5 → MDNKETRGGRGPGQGRGTRPPREREREESEWQEKVVQIRRVTKVVKGGKKMSFRATVVVGNGKGQVGVGVGKAAEVIVAIQKAVADAKKSLLTVTMVETSIPHAITGIAGSSSVLIKPASKGTGVIAGGSVRTVLELAGIKDILSKSLGGNSPLNNARATLNALSRLHKAEDVAALRGLTVEQLLGR
- the rpmD gene encoding 50S ribosomal protein L30, whose product is MADNKIKVQLVKSPIGYDKRQKAVVKALGLGKMNSTVEHFDSPMIRGMIFKVTHLVKVTEV
- the rplO gene encoding 50S ribosomal protein L15, translated to MNLSDLRPADGATKRKKRVGRGHGSGHGKTSTRGANGQGQRSGESIKIGFEGGQKPLFRRIPKKHHFSQPLRYMAKFAIVNVGDLAKFEAGSTVDAQALVAKGLIREELDGVRVLGDGTLSVKLTVKATYFTPGAKEKIEAAGGTAEVLG